The sequence CATCATATTATAGACGCGCTCCAAAATCTCACCCATCATTTTGAAAATAATTATTTTGATCTAATCTTCTATAATGGGGTCTTTGGATTTGGTATCAATACAAAGGAAGATACAGAAGAATCTTTTTGGCAGTGTTTTCAATGTTTACGTACTAGTGGAGTTTTAGTCTTTGGTTGGAATGATAAGCCTGAATATAAACCTTTTTCTGTGATTGAAGAATGTGAGAATTTAAAAAGATTTCAACCATATATCTTTCCTCCTCTTGCAGCCGCAGAATATGCAGTTGAGGATGATCGCTTTAAATATAGACACAGATTTAACTTCTACATTAAACCTGTGACATCGTAGAAATAAATAATGATTGTACAAAAACTCCCGACACTATGTGTCGGGAGCTATAAAAAACCCAGCAAGTGGCATTCAACACTAAAATCACATTCGGATATTAAAACTCAGTAGGTGAGGAAAAAGGCAAAATATTTTCACCTTTTACCTTTTTTGGCTGCGATTACTTTGCTATTAAAAAACAAAGCTGTATTACTTAGATGCTGCACCCTGTTTACCTAGTTTCTCTTGAATTTTTTGTTTTGCAGCTTTGAATTGGGTAGCCAGTTGTTCGCTTTGCTCACTACTTAAGTTATTACGAATAGCAGCGAACATTGTGCTTTCTTCTTGACGAATATGATCGCCTACAGCATCCATTAGCTGTCTAACTTTATCTTTGAACTGAGATGAAGAAGGATTGATCGCCTTAATTTCATCTAACATCCGCTTCATTTCAGCTTGCTCGTCATACAACTCTTGAGTATCGCCTTCACCATAGAAAGGACGTACTCTTGGGTAGACAACTTCTTCTTCAGCTTCAGCATGAGCGCTTAGATCCTTGTAAATTTGACCGAAGTATTCTTGGATCTTTTGTGCGTCGTTGCTTGCCAACAGTTCGGTGAACAAGGTATTCACCTTATTGTGATCCAGGCGGATAACATCCTGGATATTCATATCACTCTTATCAGATGTTTGGGTAACAGCACTACCGAACACACCGCTCAATGCTGCCATTGCATCTTGCACGCGTCCCCAGATACCTTGATCTGCTTCTTGTCCAGTTAATTCACGGACACCCAAAACCTCTAAAATACCTTTGAGTTGCTCTTGGTGAGCGCGATTTTCAAAGTTTACAGTATTTAAAGGCCCAATAGCCATCATTACATCGGCACC is a genomic window of Chlorogloeopsis sp. ULAP01 containing:
- a CDS encoding hemerythrin domain-containing protein: MVTTLDDTKRTAIAKKLADMKEIQKLLIANEQQFLKEVSDNEIRDRIQKMLDDDNKNMGILETVNVQYGIQAEPDKTVSEMVKKVQQLMQGSELNTYEKVFQHELLKHQQVMSGITIHKAAQKVGADVMMAIGPLNTVNFENRAHQEQLKGILEVLGVRELTGQEADQGIWGRVQDAMAALSGVFGSAVTQTSDKSDMNIQDVIRLDHNKVNTLFTELLASNDAQKIQEYFGQIYKDLSAHAEAEEEVVYPRVRPFYGEGDTQELYDEQAEMKRMLDEIKAINPSSSQFKDKVRQLMDAVGDHIRQEESTMFAAIRNNLSSEQSEQLATQFKAAKQKIQEKLGKQGAASK